One Natator depressus isolate rNatDep1 chromosome 6, rNatDep2.hap1, whole genome shotgun sequence DNA window includes the following coding sequences:
- the LOC141988479 gene encoding NAD(P)(+)--arginine ADP-ribosyltransferase 2-like codes for MSPEKVALLLFTAAWVLPAGTSEASPPGTCMGAGNPPLDLISSSVDDLYRGCEDAMWQHLPSLMKKELTKNKNFDQAWNKAKKEWLRKTNTFIFPNTKKAFCSVAVVAYTLDDPPLYKDFNTATRTGWTGSPAYASYPFKALHFLLTQAPKEIWGIKPSCETVYRGTDVKFSISRLFRFGQFTSTSKSWKVAARFSQKTFFVLVSCTGYALRDLSHYLKEQEVLVLPSEMFRVTKVQPTAQGQTVHAKSVGVCCNHNCTYVGRGDPNVKRCPPHQVLHL; via the exons ATGTCCCCCGAGAAAGTTGCCCTCCTGCTTTTCACGGCCGCTTGGGTGCTGCCCGCTGGAACCTCAGAG GCCAGCCCCCCCGGGACCTGCATGGGAGCAGGAAACCCCCCACTGGATTTGATCTCCTCCTCGGTGGACGACCTGTACCGCGGCTGCGAGGACGCCATGTGGCAGCATCTCCCATCCCTGATGAAAAAGGAGCTGACCAAGAACAAGAACTTTGACCAGGCTTGGAACAAGGCCAAGAAGGAGTGGCTGAGGAAGACGAATACGTTCATCTTCCCCAACACAaagaaagctttctgcagcgtCGCTGTGGTGGCCTACACCTTAGACGACCCGCCTCTGTACAAGGACTTCAACACGGCCACCAGGACGGGCTGGACGGGATCCCCTGCCTACGCCAGCTACCCCTTCAAGGCCTTGCATTTCCTGCTGACCCAGGCGCCCAAAGAGATATGGGGCATAAAGCCCAGTTGTGAAACCGTCTACAGAGGAACCGACGTAAAATTCTCCATCAGCCGCTTGTTCCGCTTCGGCCAGTTCACCTCCACCTCAAAGAGCTGGAAGGTGGCAGCCAGATTCAGCCAAAAGACCTTCTTCGTGCTGGTTTCCTGCACGGGGTACGCGCTTCGGGACCTGTCCCACTACCTTAAAGAACAAGAGGTCCTGGTGCTGCCCTCCGAGATGTTCCGGGTCACCAAGGTCCAGCCGACCGCGCAGGGGCAGACTGTCCACGCCAAGTCGGTGGGGGTGTGCTGCAACCACAACTGCACCTACGTGGGGAGAG gAGACCCCAATGTGAAGAGATGCCCTCCTCACCAAG TGCTGCATTTGTGA